A genomic window from Camelina sativa cultivar DH55 chromosome 2, Cs, whole genome shotgun sequence includes:
- the LOC104753674 gene encoding putative FBD-associated F-box protein At5g53635, giving the protein MVDREKSNQACSQGLSERLKEDRISELPDPLICHILSHLPTKEAVSTSVLSTRWKTLWLWVPKLKLDFREIRDFNAFVSFGDRFFDSSRVSWIDKLKLTIGKHDDDDGFKDTSYITSWIEAAVKRKVQHLRVDFYLRLYYEMPISLHVFEKLVSLKLFCVKLNDVEFVSFPCLKTMDLACVCLSKLSNDAFERLVSCCPVLEDLEIVHCWNVPQHLRVQSRSLKMLNIGHTFGCSQIENGQGVVIDAPLLCCLSIIDDRSKSFIVNNMEYNAKLEVDVTFGLKVTDEASISSGRSLIRSFLSGISKVGDLTIHPQTFKVIISVDVCRRRLAFHMFPYHLGLVSTKE; this is encoded by the exons ATGGTTGATAGAGAGAAATCGAATCAGGCTTGTTCCCAAGGGTTGAGTGAGAGATTGAAGGAAGATAGAATAAGCGAATTACCTGATCCGTTGATATGTCACATACTTTCTCATCTTCCAACAAAAGAAGCTGTTTCCACAAGCGTTTTGTCCACCAGATGGAAGACTCTCTGGCTTTGGGTTCCTAAGTTGAAACTGGATTTCAGAGAAATCCGAGATTTCAATGCCTTCGTGAGTTTTGGTGACCGGTTTTTCGATTCCAGTAGGGTTTCATGGATAGACAAACTCAAGTTAACTATTGgtaaacatgatgatgatgatggttttaAAGATACATCTTATATCACTTCATGGATTGAGGCTGCCGTAAAGCGTAAGGTCCAACATCTACGTGTTGACTTTTATCTAAGGCTTTATTATGAGATGCCCATAAGCCTTCATGTGTTTGAGAAACTGGTATCTTTAAAGCTGTTTTGTGTAAAATTGAATGATGTCGAGTTTGTTTCCTTCCCTTGTCTGAAGACTATGGATTTAGCTTGTGTTTGCCTTTCCAAGCTTTCCAATGATGCTTTTGAGAGACTTGTCTCTTGTTGTCCTGTCTTGGAAGACTTAGAAATTGTCCATTGTTGGAATGTTCCTCAACACCTTCGGGTGCAGTCTCGGTCACTTAAGATGCTCAATATCGGTCACACCTTCGGGTGTAGTCAGATTGAAAATGGTCAGGGAGTTGTCATTGATGCTCCTCTATTATGCTGTTTAAGTATCATTGATGATCGATCAAAAAGCTTCATAGTTAACAATATGGAGTACAATGCCAAGTTAGAAGTTGATGTCACCTTTGGTTTAAAGGTTACTGACGAAGCAAGCATTTCATCGGGGAGAAGTCTCATCCGTAGTTTTCTGTCAGGGATCTCGAAGGTCGGGGATTTGACGATACATCCGCAGACtttcaag GTTATTATATCGGTTGATGTCTGTAGGCGTAGGCTTGCCTTTCATATGTTCCCTTATCATTTGGGTCTTGTGAGTACAAAGGAATGA
- the LOC104728682 gene encoding putative FBD-associated F-box protein At5g53635 yields MVDSEIKTQLLCSKWLEDRISQLPDPLICHILSHLPLKDSVKTSVLSTRWRSLWLWLPRLDLARSKFPNSDAFMSFGDRFFHSNRVSCIHKLNLTMSYGNVNPHFTSWIDAAVKRNVQYLQVRYAYEMPLSLYTCETVVSLKMCWVALPSAEFVSLPCLKILHLDYMRYPNETTFERLVSSSPVLEELELGLVNSGAKVFRVLSTSLKRLTISIRFSVGDTGFLIDAPRLRFLSIHDNLPKSFIITSMDSNVKLDLDLSPALFSEEADVLSRRNSFHSFLPQISKIRDMFIHLGTFELLCEYSKLEPLPQFGYMSCLQVELYYSHVKWLPTFLGSFPNLKSLILVCYNADRVEMPFDEMNQVDLSTMPQCLLSSLEFVDFKVKVSGLAAEMKLVRYFLENAAVLKKLTLPWHYDAIQIQDDLVKKLLNIPRRSAECEVIFL; encoded by the exons ATGGTTGATAGCGAGATAAAGACTCAGCTTCTTTGTTCCAAATGGTTGGAAGATAGGATAAGCCAGTTACCTGATCCATTGATATGTCACATTCTCTCTCACCTTCCCCTAAAGGACAGTGTCAAGACAAGCGTATTATCCACCAGATGGAGGagtctctggctttggcttCCTCGTTTGGATTTGGCAAGGTCGAAGTTCCCTAATTCCGATGCCTTCATGAGTTTTGGTGACAGGTTTTTCCATTCCAATAGAGTTTCATGCATTCACAAGCTCAACTTAACTATGAGCTATGGAAATGTCAATCCTCACTTCACATCATGGATTGATGCTGCAGTCAAGCGTAACGTCCAGTATCTACAAGTTCGTTATGCTTATGAGATGCCTCTAAGCCTTTACACTTGTGAGACAGTGGTATCCTTAAAGATGTGTTGGGTGGCCTTGCCTAGTGCCGAGTTTGTTTCCTTGCCTTGTCTGAAGATCCTGCATTTAGACTATATGAGGTATCCCAATGAGACCACTTTTGAGAGACTTGTCTCATCCTCCCCTGTCCTTGAAGAGCTAGAGTTGGGACTTGTTAATTCTGGTGCGAAGGTCTTTAGGGTGCTCTCTACGTCATTGAAGAGGCTCACTATAAGCATACGCTTCTCTGTGGGTGATACAGGATTTCTGATTGATGCCCCTCGACTACGCTTTTTGAGCATCCATGATAACTTACCAAAAAGCTTTATAATAACCAGTATGGATTCCAATGTCAAGTTAGATCTTGATCTCAGCCCTGCTTTATTTTCAGAAGAAGCAGATGTTTTATCCAGGAGAAATAGTTTTCACAGTTTTCTCCCCCAGATTTCAAAGATCAGAGATATGTTCATACATCTAGGCACTTTCGAG CTCCTCTGTGAATACTCGAAACTAGAACCACTGCCTCAGTTTGGTTATATGTCCTGCCTGCAAGTAGAGCTCTATTATTCCCATGTGAAATGGTTACCAACCTTTCTTGGAAGCTTCCCAAACTTGAAGTCTCTCATCTTG GTATGCTACAATGCAGATCGTGTGGAAATGCCATTTGACGAGATGAATCAAGTCGATCTTTCAACTATGCCTCAGTGTTTGCTGTCATCTCTCGAATTTGTTGATTTCAAAGTGAAAGTCTCGGGACTTGCTGCAGAGATGAAGCTAGTGAGGTACTTCCTAGAAAATGCGGCTGTCCTCAAGAAACTCACTCTACCTTGGCATTATGATGCAATTCAGATTCAAGATGACTTGGTCAAGAAACTTCTCAACATTCCAAGACGCTCTGCCGAATGTGAAGTCATCTTCCTTTGA
- the LOC104753661 gene encoding putative FBD-associated F-box protein At5g53635: protein MKLDGISELPDPLLCDILSRLPLKKATSILSHRNLWLCLPRLELDIRDFPNNFNAFLSLGNRFFHSNRVSGINKFKVYLFDDNGASNVEDVSYLTSWIEAAVKRGVQHLDVFCPPDIGRYEIPTSLCICKTLVSLKLHEVVMTNAAEFVFLPCLKTMHLKYCYYGKVATFERLISCCPVLEKLKIVECETQDYYKCIQVHSLSVKKLNINLRDCIGGSEKYGVVIDAPLLGSLTIDDDKTESYIINNLSANAKLDINLDFGLQDLDEASVSSRRSSIRDFLLGISKVEEMIVYQNILKIIFHYSKLEPMPQFGYMSRLYAYIYVPDLKWLLTLLASCPNLKSLILVWDFYEAQQLHSEEMNHMSFPFVPECLLSSLKSVVIKTSISGHASEMKIVRYFLENSVILKKLTLRLNDRANVNGILKKLLKIPRRSITCEVVVK from the exons ATGAAGCTTGATGGGATAAGCGAGTTACCTGATCCATTGCTATGTGACATTCTTTCTCGTCTTCCCCTAAAGAAAGCT ACAAGCATTTTATCCCACAGGAATCTCTGGCTTTGCCTTCCGCGTTTGGAACTGGATATCCGAGATTTCCCTAATAATTTCAATGCCTTTTTGAGTCTTGGTAACCGTTTTTTCCATTCCAATAGGGTTTCAGGCATAAACAAATTCAAGGTATATCTTTTTGATGACAATGGTGCATCCAATGTAGAAGACGTCTCTTATCTCACCTCATGGATTGAGGCTGCAGTTAAGCGTGGGGTCCAACATCTTGATGTTTTTTGTCCTCCGGACATTGGTCGTTATGAAATCCCCACAAGCCTTTGTATCTGTAAGACACTTGTGTCCTTAAAACTCCATGAGGTGGTCATGACTAATGCTGCCGAGTTTGTTTTCTTACCTTGTCTGAAGACTATGCATCTCAAATATTGTTATTACGGCAAAGTGGCCACTTTTGAGAGACTGATCTCTTGTTGTCCTGTCTTGGAAAAGTTGAAGATTGTTGAATGTGAGACTCAAGATTATTATAAGTGCATTCAGGTGCATTCTTTGTCAGTGAAGAAGCTCAATATCAATCTACGCGATTGTATAGGTGGTAGTGAGAAATACGGTGTTGTGATTGATGCTCCCCTATTAGGCTCTTTGACTATTGATGATGACAAAACTGAaagttatataataaacaacTTGAGTGCCAATGCCAAGTTAGATATCAATCTCGATTTTGGTTTGCAAGATCTTGATGAAGCAAGCGTCTCATCGAGGAGAAGTAGCATCCGCGATTTTCTGCTTGGGATTTCAAAGGTCGAGGAAATGATCGTAtatcaaaacattttaaag ATCATCTTTCATTACTCGAAATTAGAACCGATGCCTCAGTTTGGTTACATGTCCCGCCTGtatgcttatatatatgtacctgaTTTGAAATGGTTACTAACTCTTCTTGCGAGCTGCCCAAACCTGAAATCCCTCATCTTG GTATGGGATTTTTACGAAGCACAGCAGTTGCATTCCGAAGAAATGAATCATATGAGTTTTCCATTTGTTCCCGAGTGTTTGCTATCTTCGCTCAAGTCTGTTGTGATCAAAACCAGCATCTCGGGACATGCTTCAGAAATGAAGATAGTAAGGTACTTCTTAGAGAATTCTGTAATCCTCAAGAAACTGACTCTACGTCTGAATGATCGCGCAAATGTCAATGGCATCTTGAAGAAGCTCCTGAAAATCCCAAGACGCTCCATCACATGTGAAGTCGTTGTAAAATGA
- the LOC104728688 gene encoding putative FBD-associated F-box protein At5g53635 — translation MVGRGKAKQGRSKKSSSSRSKEEDRISQLPDPLICHILSHLPTKESVSTSVLSTRWKTLWLWVPILELDSRDFHNKFNAFVSFGNRFFHSDRVSCINKLKLYLFDDDEKDDSYITSWIEAALKRQVQHLNVFCPPDRSWYKIPTSLCICETLVSLKLFNVELDGVEFVSLPCLKTMHLKYVYYGKVATFERLISCCPVLEKLKIVGYETQEDDYKCIRVHSLSVKRLNIDLRDGMGDGEKYGVVIDALLLSSLTIDDEQAESYIISNLSANAKLDIHLDFGLHDFDEASVSSRRSSIRDFLLGISKVGEMIVCENTLKIICHYSKLEMSHSKLEPLPQFGYMSHLFAFIYVPDLKWLLTLLGSCPNLKSLVLVWAFYTAQRHSEEMIQISFPFVPECLLSSLMSVEIETSISGYASEMKIVRYFLENSVILKKLTLRLDYRANVNDIFKKLLKIPRRSITCEVVVE, via the exons ATGGTTGGTAGAGGGAAAGCGAAACAGGGTCGTTCCAAGAAGTCGTCGAGTAGTAGATCCAAGGAAGAAGATAGGATAAGCCAGTTACCTGATCCTTTGATCTGTCACATACTTTCTCACCTTCCAACAAAAGAATCTGTTTCAACAAGCGTCTTATCCACAAGATGGAAGACTCTCTGGCTTTGGGTTCCTATTCTGGAACTGGATTCACGAGATTTCCATAATAAGTTCAACGCCTTTGTGAGTTTTGGTAACAGGTTTTTCCATTCCGATAGGgtttcatgcataaacaagCTCAAGTTATATCTTTTTGATGACGATGAAAAAGATGACTCTTATATCACGTCATGGATTGAGGCTGCACTTAAGCGTCAGGTCCAACATCTTAATGTTTTTTGTCCTCCAGATCGTAGTTGGTATAAAATCCCCACAAGCCTTTGTATCTGTGAGACACTAGTATCCTTAAAACTCTTTAATGTGGAGTTGGATGGTGTCGAGTTTGTTTCGTTACCATGTCTGAAGACTATGCATTTGAAATATGTTTATTACGGTAAAGTGGCCACTTTTGAGAGACTCATCTCTTGTTGTCCTGTCTTGGAAAAGTTGAAGATTGTTGGATATGAGACTCAAGAAGATGACTATAAGTGCATTCGGGTGCATTCTTTGTCAGTGAAGAGGCTCAATATAGACCTACGCGATGGTATGGGTGATGGAGAGAAATACGGTGTTGTGATTGATGCTCTTCTATTAAGCTCTTTGACTATTGATGATGAACAAGCTGAAAGTTATATAATAAGCAACTTGAGTGCCAATGCCAAGTTAGATATTCATCTCGATTTTGGTTTGCATGATTTTGATGAAGCAAGCGTCTCATCGAGGAGAAGTAGCATCCGCGATTTTCTGCTTGGGATTTCAAAGGTCGGGGAAATGATCGTCTGTGAAAACACTTTAAAG ATCATCTGTCATTACTCAAAATTAGAAATGTCCCACTCAAAATTAGAACCGCTGCCTCAGTTTGGTTACATGTCCCACCTTTTTGCTTTTATATATGTACCTGATTTGAAATGGTTACTAACTCTTCTTGGGAGCTGCCCAAACCTGAAATCCCTCGTCTTG GTATGGGCTTTTTACACTGCACAGCGGCATTCCGAGGaaatgattcaaatcagttttcCATTTGTTCCCGAGTGTTTGTTATCTTCGCTCATGTCTGTTGAGATCGAAACCAGCATCTCGGGATATGCTTCAGAAATGAAGATTGTAAGGTACTTCCTAGAGAATTCTGTAATCCTCAAGAAACTGACTCTACGTTTGGACTATCGCGCAAATGTAAATGACATCTTCAAGAAGCTCCTGAAGATTCCAAGACGCTCCATCACATGTGAAGTCGTTGTAGAATGA